In a single window of the Pseudohongiella acticola genome:
- a CDS encoding HupE/UreJ family protein translates to MIKRILLAALLIWPALASGHSLSDSFIDLSVENQQVSGHWLIAVRDLELAVGVDQNMDRQVTWGEILQQRDAINEYALARLQLTMAGAECPLQTGEFQLEQRNSGVFLYLPLSGSCSSPGELAIDYNLLFDIDASHRGILNIAYNSESYLRLFSPSEPTHQLEQTGSAAALANLWTFLIEGVWHIWIGLDHILFLCALIIPIMLGRSRAERPGEPSAAASSSAIFVDIFKVVTAFTVAHSITLILATLQIVVLPARLVESVIALSVAVTGLNIIFPIFRGRSWQIAFGFGLIHGFGFAGVLGDLALPTHLFISSLLSFNVGVEIGQLVIVAVLVPVLWLLDKTALTRRLTTIASGIVITGFGLLWLVERSLPMLLS, encoded by the coding sequence ATGATAAAAAGAATTCTTCTGGCAGCCCTGCTGATATGGCCCGCGCTGGCATCCGGCCACAGCCTGAGCGACAGCTTTATCGACCTTTCAGTTGAGAACCAACAGGTTTCAGGTCACTGGCTCATCGCCGTGCGCGATCTGGAACTCGCCGTGGGCGTTGACCAGAACATGGATCGCCAGGTTACCTGGGGCGAGATACTGCAACAACGTGATGCGATCAATGAGTATGCACTCGCACGCCTTCAGCTGACCATGGCCGGCGCTGAGTGCCCGTTGCAAACAGGTGAGTTTCAACTGGAGCAACGCAATTCAGGTGTATTTTTGTATCTTCCGCTCAGTGGCAGCTGCAGCAGCCCTGGTGAGCTCGCCATAGACTACAACCTGTTGTTTGACATAGATGCCTCGCATCGCGGCATCCTCAACATCGCCTACAATTCCGAATCCTATCTGCGCCTGTTTTCACCGTCAGAGCCCACACACCAGCTTGAGCAAACTGGCTCAGCGGCGGCACTGGCAAATCTGTGGACCTTTCTGATCGAAGGTGTCTGGCACATCTGGATAGGCCTGGATCACATTCTGTTCCTGTGTGCGCTGATCATTCCCATCATGCTGGGCAGAAGCCGCGCAGAACGCCCCGGTGAGCCCTCCGCTGCAGCGTCATCATCAGCAATATTTGTTGATATTTTTAAAGTCGTAACCGCATTTACGGTAGCCCACTCCATAACCCTGATTCTGGCAACGTTGCAGATAGTGGTGCTGCCAGCGCGACTGGTGGAATCGGTAATCGCCCTGTCAGTGGCGGTGACCGGCCTCAACATCATTTTCCCGATCTTCCGTGGCCGCAGCTGGCAGATAGCGTTTGGCTTTGGCCTTATTCACGGCTTCGGATTTGCTGGCGTGCTCGGAGACCTGGCACTGCCAACGCACCTGTTTATCAGCAGCCTGTTAAGTTTCAATGTGGGCGTCGAAATCGGGCAACTGGTCATTGTTGCCGTGCTGGTGCCAGTGCTGTGGTTGCTGGACAAAACCGCACTCACACGCCGCCTGACAACGATCGCCAGCGGCATCGTGATTACCGGGTTTGGATTGTTGTGGCTGGTCGAGCGCTCTCTGCCAATGCTGTTAAGCTGA
- a CDS encoding DUF4331 domain-containing protein, translating to MKANKINRSKWTRYALAAAITSASALGYASSHREAPMIAGMPRLDATDLYMFRSYEEGREDYVTIIANYFPLQAAYGGPNYFDLETAGLYEIHIDNDGDSIEDLTFSFDFSTILAGVSVPVNGVDIPIPLINAGGIGPDATDTANVNSRQEYQLSVIRGPSRAGAKEIAVNANTSDTMFRKPVDNIGTKSIPEYAQYANSHIYPVSIPNCSTAGRVFVGQRNEGFAVNLGQVFDLVNLNPLGSEDAVANPIGAASVTSLALEVPISCLTEEDPVIGAWTTSSLNMGDQEPMQVSRLGFPLVNEVIIGLPDKDKFNSSHPHDDAQFVHYVENPSLPFLLELLFSDAGAVAPKNFPRADVIAAVTGVPGLNLPANIASDMFPRSEMLRLNTSIAPKPAAEQLNMGVLANDTAGFPNGRRPGDDVVDIALRVMMGALVDDAEVAPNNKAPFTDQTTVSAADFKTTFPYLNEPLPGSAVQ from the coding sequence ATGAAAGCGAACAAGATCAATCGATCGAAATGGACACGTTATGCACTGGCGGCAGCCATCACCAGTGCCTCCGCACTGGGCTACGCCTCAAGTCACCGCGAAGCACCGATGATCGCAGGCATGCCACGACTGGATGCAACCGATCTGTATATGTTTCGCAGTTATGAAGAGGGTCGGGAAGACTACGTCACCATCATTGCCAACTACTTTCCACTGCAGGCTGCCTATGGCGGTCCCAACTATTTTGACCTGGAAACGGCTGGCCTGTATGAAATTCATATCGACAACGATGGCGACTCAATTGAAGATCTGACTTTCAGCTTCGATTTCTCCACGATCCTGGCGGGTGTTTCAGTACCCGTCAATGGTGTTGATATCCCGATTCCATTGATCAATGCTGGCGGCATCGGCCCGGATGCAACCGACACCGCCAATGTCAATTCACGACAGGAGTATCAGCTCAGCGTGATTCGTGGTCCCAGCCGTGCCGGCGCCAAAGAGATTGCGGTAAACGCCAATACTAGCGACACAATGTTCCGTAAACCGGTAGATAACATTGGCACCAAGTCAATTCCGGAGTATGCGCAGTACGCCAACTCTCACATCTACCCGGTCAGCATCCCGAACTGCAGCACGGCTGGCAGAGTTTTTGTGGGGCAGCGTAATGAGGGTTTCGCGGTTAATCTGGGACAGGTTTTCGACCTGGTCAATCTGAACCCGCTGGGCTCTGAGGATGCGGTTGCCAATCCCATTGGCGCTGCCAGTGTTACCTCGCTGGCACTGGAAGTACCAATCTCCTGCCTGACCGAAGAAGATCCGGTTATTGGCGCATGGACGACGTCGAGTCTTAATATGGGCGACCAGGAACCAATGCAGGTTTCACGACTGGGCTTCCCACTGGTTAACGAAGTGATTATCGGCCTGCCTGACAAGGACAAGTTCAACAGCAGCCATCCGCATGATGATGCTCAGTTTGTTCATTATGTGGAGAACCCATCACTGCCGTTCCTGCTGGAACTGCTGTTCTCGGACGCGGGCGCTGTTGCTCCCAAGAACTTCCCCCGCGCTGACGTGATTGCTGCGGTAACGGGCGTGCCCGGTCTTAACCTGCCGGCCAATATTGCCAGCGACATGTTCCCGCGCAGTGAGATGCTGCGATTGAACACCAGCATTGCGCCCAAGCCTGCTGCTGAGCAGTTGAACATGGGTGTGCTTGCCAACGACACTGCCGGCTTCCCCAACGGTCGCCGTCCCGGTGATGACGTTGTCGACATTGCTCTGCGTGTCATGATGGGCGCACTGGTTGACGATGCCGAAGTGGCACCGAACAACAAAGCCCCCTTTACTGACCAGACTACGGTCAGCGCGGCAGACTTTAAAACCACGTTCCCCTACCTCAACGAACCGCTGCCCGGCTCGGCAGTGCAGTGA
- the glnG gene encoding nitrogen regulation protein NR(I) produces the protein MSKHNTVWVLDDDKSIRWVLEKSLTRSGLSTHCFDNGDDLLHRLEKDRPDAIISDIRMPGINGLDLLSTVHERFPQLPVIIMTAHSDLDSAVSSYSRGAFEYLPKPFDIDEAVAMTQRALEHAREQDIDIPAPILENSKEIIGEAPAMQEVFRAIGRLSQSNITVLINGESGTGKELVAHALHKHSPRREKLFVALNVAAIPKELIESELFGHEKGSFTGATAHRTGRFEQANGGTLFLDEIGDMPADTQTRLLRVLSDGEFYRVGGTTPIKVDVRIIAATHQNLEKLVAQHLFREDLFHRLNVIRIHIPRLRDRREDIPTLGRHFLARAAEELDVEAKVLRPETEKYITGLNWPGNVRQLENFCRWVTVMASSREVRIDDLPPELMEHQAQNSSARDWTQLLEEWADQELNLGHKGILEQATPEFERTMIQVALKHTLGRRRDAALLLGWGRNTLTRKIKELNIEDAGSDDD, from the coding sequence ATGAGCAAACATAATACGGTCTGGGTACTGGATGACGATAAATCCATCCGCTGGGTATTGGAAAAGTCCCTCACCCGTTCTGGCCTGAGCACTCATTGTTTTGACAATGGTGATGACCTTCTACACCGCCTGGAAAAGGATAGACCTGACGCTATCATCAGTGACATCCGCATGCCCGGTATTAACGGCCTGGACCTGCTATCAACAGTTCATGAGCGCTTCCCCCAGCTTCCGGTCATCATCATGACTGCGCATTCGGACCTGGACAGTGCCGTATCATCCTACAGCCGTGGCGCTTTTGAATATCTGCCCAAACCGTTCGACATTGATGAAGCAGTGGCGATGACACAACGGGCACTGGAGCATGCGCGCGAACAGGACATCGACATACCCGCGCCAATACTGGAGAACAGCAAGGAAATTATTGGCGAAGCGCCGGCCATGCAGGAAGTATTTCGTGCCATCGGCCGCCTGTCGCAATCCAATATCACCGTTCTGATCAATGGCGAATCCGGAACCGGTAAAGAACTGGTGGCGCACGCGCTACACAAACACAGCCCACGGCGCGAGAAGCTTTTCGTCGCGCTGAACGTGGCAGCAATTCCAAAGGAGCTGATCGAGTCGGAGCTGTTCGGCCATGAAAAAGGCTCCTTCACCGGCGCGACAGCACATCGAACCGGCCGCTTCGAACAGGCCAATGGCGGCACGCTGTTCCTCGACGAAATCGGTGACATGCCGGCCGATACCCAGACCCGCCTGTTACGCGTGTTGTCTGACGGCGAATTCTATCGGGTTGGCGGCACCACACCAATCAAGGTCGATGTGCGCATCATCGCAGCAACGCACCAGAATCTGGAAAAGCTGGTGGCTCAGCATTTATTTCGTGAGGACCTGTTTCACCGTCTCAACGTTATCCGCATCCATATCCCTCGCCTTCGCGACCGCCGCGAAGATATTCCTACGCTGGGTCGCCACTTTCTGGCCCGAGCCGCTGAGGAACTGGATGTGGAGGCAAAGGTCCTGCGCCCTGAAACCGAAAAATACATCACCGGCCTGAACTGGCCAGGCAACGTGCGGCAGCTGGAGAACTTCTGTCGCTGGGTCACGGTGATGGCTTCCAGCCGCGAAGTTCGAATCGATGATCTGCCTCCGGAACTGATGGAACATCAGGCGCAGAACAGTAGCGCTCGCGACTGGACTCAGCTGCTGGAGGAATGGGCTGACCAGGAATTGAATCTGGGCCACAAGGGTATTCTGGAGCAGGCCACGCCTGAGTTCGAACGCACCATGATCCAGGTTGCGCTTAAACATACATTGGGACGCCGTCGCGATGCAGCCTTGCTGCTGGGCTGGGGTCGCAACACCCTGACCCGGAAAATCAAGGAACTCAACATCGAGGATGCGGGCAGCGACGACGACTGA
- the thiI gene encoding tRNA uracil 4-sulfurtransferase ThiI: MLYVIRFFPEITIKTRSVRQRLIKTLRRNLRILMGRIDSRISVTGDWDILEVETNTADETLLAQVVDVLRNTPGISLISQVSKQPLPDFDGILTEILPHYRDQLQGRSFAVRSKRQGNHDFSSMELERYLGAALLRETGASGVDLRQPDVTVRLEIRQQTLYVVTQQWRGLGGYPMGTQEPVLSLISGGFDSAVSSYLFMRRGVQTHFLFFNLGGKEHELAVKEVALYLWMRFGASHRVKFISVPFEPLLGEILTRVDSGHMAVVLKRMMIRAADQIAREMKLSALVTGECVAQVASQTLPNLNVIDQVTDMLVLRPLIVTDKQDIIDMARRIGTEEFSAQVPEYCGVVSVKPTTNAKLQRVLEEEAKLDIELISAAVAEREVQMIDRVVEVLEHRDVEPEQVTDVPAGAMVIDIRHPQEQERAPLSDEHYEVAVVPFYQLSTQFAMMDASRQYLLYCDKGMMSRLHASHLKDAGYQNVGVYRPSA; this comes from the coding sequence ATGCTTTATGTTATCCGCTTTTTCCCTGAAATTACCATCAAGACGCGTTCGGTGCGTCAACGACTGATCAAGACACTGCGGCGTAATCTGCGGATACTGATGGGCCGGATCGATTCGCGGATCAGTGTAACCGGTGACTGGGACATTCTGGAAGTGGAAACCAACACTGCAGATGAAACTCTTCTGGCCCAGGTCGTCGACGTGTTACGCAATACGCCGGGAATTTCGCTGATCAGTCAGGTGAGTAAACAGCCGTTGCCGGATTTTGACGGCATATTGACAGAAATTTTGCCTCATTATCGCGATCAATTGCAGGGCCGCAGCTTTGCTGTACGCAGTAAACGTCAAGGCAATCATGACTTCAGCTCCATGGAGCTGGAGCGTTACCTGGGCGCGGCTCTGTTGCGCGAGACCGGCGCGTCCGGGGTCGATCTGAGGCAGCCGGACGTCACCGTGCGTCTGGAAATCCGTCAACAGACCCTGTATGTGGTAACGCAGCAATGGCGCGGGTTGGGCGGATACCCCATGGGGACGCAGGAGCCGGTGTTGTCGCTGATTTCAGGCGGCTTTGATTCGGCGGTGTCGAGTTATCTGTTCATGCGTCGTGGCGTACAGACTCATTTTCTGTTTTTTAACCTGGGTGGCAAGGAGCATGAACTGGCGGTAAAGGAGGTCGCATTGTATCTGTGGATGCGGTTCGGAGCCTCCCATCGTGTCAAATTCATCAGTGTACCGTTTGAGCCGTTGTTGGGCGAGATACTGACCCGGGTAGACAGCGGCCACATGGCTGTTGTGCTAAAGCGCATGATGATTCGTGCGGCTGATCAGATCGCCCGCGAAATGAAGCTGTCGGCACTGGTAACCGGCGAGTGCGTAGCGCAGGTTGCCAGTCAGACCCTGCCCAATCTGAATGTGATCGATCAGGTAACGGATATGCTTGTATTGCGACCCCTGATTGTGACCGACAAACAGGACATTATTGACATGGCGCGGCGCATTGGTACTGAGGAGTTCTCGGCTCAGGTGCCAGAGTATTGTGGTGTGGTATCAGTAAAACCGACCACAAATGCGAAGCTTCAGCGAGTGCTTGAGGAAGAGGCGAAACTGGATATTGAACTGATAAGCGCAGCAGTGGCTGAGCGTGAAGTTCAGATGATTGACCGGGTGGTCGAAGTGCTCGAGCACCGTGACGTTGAGCCCGAGCAGGTCACAGACGTGCCTGCCGGAGCGATGGTGATTGATATACGTCACCCGCAAGAGCAGGAACGGGCGCCATTGAGCGATGAGCACTACGAGGTAGCGGTGGTTCCTTTCTATCAGCTGAGCACACAATTTGCGATGATGGATGCGTCCCGACAATATCTGTTGTACTGCGACAAAGGCATGATGAGTCGCCTGCATGCCTCTCACCTGAAAGACGCCGGCTACCAGAACGTCGGCGTCTACCGGCCCTCAGCTTAA
- a CDS encoding ABC transporter permease subunit: MGTTGIIFKRELAAYFSTPLAYVFIVIFLIMNGIATFDLGGFYQRGQADLQPFFNFHPWLYLFMIPALAMGLWADERKTGTIELLLTLPIQLHEAVIGKFLAAWALSGSALLLTFPLWLTVNYLGEPDNGVILAAYIGSWLMAGGFLAIGSCMSALTRNAVIAFILTAAICFLFVVSGSPIVMNAFTGWAPQTLIDAVATLSFLTHFEAISKGVLDIRDLLFFAAAIVAWLLASAVVIEIKKAN, from the coding sequence ATGGGAACCACCGGTATTATTTTCAAGCGCGAGCTGGCTGCGTATTTCAGCACCCCTCTGGCCTATGTGTTTATTGTTATCTTTCTGATCATGAACGGCATTGCCACGTTCGACCTGGGCGGCTTCTATCAGCGTGGCCAGGCCGACTTGCAGCCATTCTTCAACTTTCACCCCTGGCTGTACCTGTTCATGATCCCGGCCCTGGCAATGGGGCTGTGGGCCGACGAGCGCAAAACCGGCACCATCGAGTTGCTGTTGACGTTACCGATTCAGTTACATGAAGCCGTCATTGGCAAATTCCTCGCCGCCTGGGCTTTGAGCGGCAGCGCACTGCTGCTGACCTTCCCACTCTGGCTCACTGTTAACTATCTGGGCGAACCCGATAATGGCGTCATTCTCGCCGCCTATATTGGCAGCTGGCTTATGGCCGGCGGGTTTCTGGCTATTGGCTCCTGCATGTCGGCACTGACGCGCAACGCCGTCATCGCCTTTATCCTGACCGCAGCCATCTGTTTCCTGTTTGTTGTTTCCGGCTCTCCCATCGTCATGAACGCCTTTACCGGCTGGGCACCGCAAACCCTGATAGACGCCGTCGCCACGCTCAGCTTTCTGACCCACTTCGAAGCGATCAGCAAGGGGGTGCTGGATATCCGGGACCTGCTGTTCTTTGCTGCTGCCATTGTCGCCTGGCTGCTGGCCAGCGCGGTTGTTATCGAAATCAAGAAAGCGAACTAG
- the glnA gene encoding type I glutamate--ammonia ligase, whose product MSEKTLNLIKENDVKWVDLRFTDTKGKEQHVTFPAAVVDEGFMDGVMFDGSSVAGWKGINESDMILKPDDTTAVLDPFADEIQVNLRCDIIEPRTMQGYNRDPRSVARRAEEYLKSTGIGDQAFFGPEPEFFVFDEVKWNVAMDGAFFKIGSEEAAWSSGKSIDGGNMGHRPKVKGGYFPVPPVDSLSDLRGAMCDTMESMGLEIELHHHEVGNAGQCEIGTKFNSLVYKADEVQILKYCVLNTAHAFGKTATFMPKPLVGDNGSGMHVHMSISKDGKNMFAGDGYAGLSETALFYIGGIIKHAQALNAFGNASTNSYKRLVKGFEAPTLLAYSSRNRSASIRIPYVLGGNPKAIRIEVRFGDCTANPYLYFAALLMAGLDGIKNKIHPGDPASKDLYDLEPEEEAEIPKVCYSLDQALESLDKDREFLKQGGVFCDDLIDGYIALKQQDCTRLNMSAHPVEFDMYYSC is encoded by the coding sequence ATGTCTGAGAAGACTTTAAATTTAATCAAAGAGAACGACGTCAAGTGGGTAGATCTTCGCTTCACCGACACCAAGGGTAAGGAGCAGCACGTTACTTTCCCGGCGGCGGTTGTAGATGAAGGCTTCATGGACGGCGTTATGTTTGACGGCTCCTCAGTCGCTGGCTGGAAGGGCATCAACGAATCAGACATGATCCTGAAGCCGGACGACACCACAGCGGTGCTGGATCCGTTTGCTGACGAGATACAGGTTAACCTGCGCTGCGACATCATCGAGCCGCGCACCATGCAGGGTTACAACCGTGACCCGCGCTCCGTGGCACGTCGCGCTGAAGAATACCTGAAATCAACCGGCATCGGTGATCAGGCGTTTTTTGGACCGGAGCCCGAGTTCTTTGTCTTTGACGAAGTCAAATGGAACGTGGCAATGGACGGCGCTTTCTTCAAGATTGGCAGCGAAGAAGCAGCCTGGTCGTCAGGCAAGAGCATTGACGGCGGCAACATGGGTCACCGCCCTAAAGTGAAAGGCGGCTATTTCCCCGTGCCTCCGGTTGACTCGCTGAGCGACCTGCGCGGCGCAATGTGCGACACAATGGAATCCATGGGTCTGGAAATTGAACTGCATCACCACGAAGTGGGCAACGCAGGTCAGTGCGAAATCGGCACCAAATTCAACTCACTGGTCTACAAGGCAGATGAAGTTCAGATCCTGAAATACTGCGTGCTGAATACAGCTCACGCGTTTGGCAAGACTGCCACCTTCATGCCCAAGCCACTGGTTGGCGACAACGGCTCAGGCATGCATGTTCACATGTCCATCTCCAAAGATGGCAAGAACATGTTTGCTGGCGACGGTTATGCAGGCCTGTCCGAAACCGCCCTGTTCTACATCGGCGGTATCATCAAGCACGCCCAGGCACTGAATGCCTTCGGCAATGCCTCTACCAACAGCTACAAGCGTCTGGTTAAAGGTTTTGAGGCACCCACACTGCTGGCGTACTCATCGCGTAACCGTTCAGCTTCCATCCGTATTCCGTACGTGCTTGGCGGCAACCCGAAAGCCATCCGTATCGAAGTGCGTTTCGGTGACTGCACAGCCAACCCTTACCTGTACTTCGCCGCGCTGCTGATGGCCGGCCTGGACGGCATCAAGAACAAGATCCACCCTGGCGACCCCGCCAGCAAGGACCTGTACGACCTGGAGCCGGAAGAAGAAGCGGAAATTCCAAAGGTTTGTTACTCACTGGATCAGGCACTGGAATCACTGGACAAGGATCGCGAATTCCTCAAGCAGGGCGGCGTATTCTGCGACGACCTGATTGATGGCTACATCGCGCTGAAGCAGCAAGACTGCACTCGCCTGAACATGTCAGCCCACCCGGTTGAGTTTGATATGTACTACAGCTGCTAA